acaagattttatttttatggaacgtatcgagacgaaacaaaacttcgacagttctattttaacgagaacaaaagatggcgcactcattcattgatttttccagattatctgcttgttccaaaagacccagaaacacccttaaaaaaaaacagtcagccttaacaaccttattttagtgttttcgtgtctcacatttatttgcaaattaagcacaagattttatttttatggaacgtatcgggacgaaacaaaaatttgagattatctgcttgttccaaaagacccagaaaacccattaaaaaaacagtcagcctaaacaaccctattttagtgttttcgtgattgacatttatttgcaaattaagcacaagattttatttttatggaacgtatcgagacgaaacaaaaatttgagattatctgcttttttcaaaagacccagaaacactcttcaaaaaacagtcagcctaaacaaccttattttagtgttttcgtgtctcacatttatttgcaaattaagcacaagattttatttttatggaacgtatcgggacgatacaaaaatttgagttctactaaaaagtgaacaaaaggcAGCTCACTCATTCGTTTATTCTTTCAGATTATCTTCTTGTTCCAGTTAGCCTAAACAATCGTAGttcagtgttttcgtgtctcacatttatttgcaagttaagcacaagaatttattgttatggaacgtatcgagacgaaacaaaaatttgagttctactaaaaagtgaacaaaagacggcgaactcaaccactgattttccagattatctgcttgttccaaaagacctagaaaaaccataaaaaaaaaaatcagcctaaacaaccttattttagtgttttcgtgtctaacatttatttgcaagttaagcacaagaattaatgctatggaacgtatcgagacaaaacagaacttctacagttctattaaaatgggaacaaaagacgaggaactcaaccattgattttccagattatctgcttgttccaaaagacccagaaaaaccattaaaaaacagtcagcctaaacaaccttattttagtgttttcgtgtctcacatttatttgcaagttaagcacaagaatttattgttatggaacgtatcgagacgaaacaaaacttcgacagttctatttaaacgagaacaaaagatggcgcactcattcattgatttttccagattatctgcttgttccaaaagacccagaaacacccttaaaaaaacagtcagcctaaacaaccttattttagtgttttcgtgtctcacatttatttgcaagttaaacacaagaatttattattatgtaacgtatcgacacgaaacaaaacttcgagTTATATTAAAACCAGAACAAGAGATgccgcactcattcattgatttttccagattatctgcttgttccaaaagacccagaaaaaccattaaacaaacagtcagcctaaacaaccttatttaagtgttttcgtgtctcacatttatttgcaagttacgcacaagaatttattgttatgtaacgtttcgagacgaaacaaaacttcgacagttctacaaaaagtgaacaaaagacggcgcactcattcattgattttcccagagtatctgctggttccaaaagacctagaaaaaccattaaaaaaacagtcagcctaaacaaccttattttagtgttttcgtgtctaacatttatttgcaagttaagcacaagaattaatgctatggaacgtatcgagacaaaacagaacttctacagttctattaaaatgggaacaaaagacaaggaactcaaccattgattttccagattatctgcttgttccaaaagacccagaaaaaccattaaaaaaacagtcagcctaaacaaccttatttaagtgttttcgtgtctcacatttattttcaaattaagcacaagattttatttttatggaacgtatcgagacgaaacaaaacttcgacagttctattttaacgagaacaaaagatggcgcactcattcattgatttttccagattatctgcttgttccaaaagacccagaaacacccttaaaaaaaaacagtcagccttaacaaccttattttagtgttttcgtgtctcacatttatttgcaaattaagcacaagattttatttttatggaacgtatcgggacgaaacaaaaatttgagattatctgcttgttccaaaagacccagaaaacccattaaaaaacagtcagcctaaacaaccctattttagtgttttcgtgattgacatttatttgcaaattaagcacaagattttatttttatggaacgtatcgagacgaaacaaaaatttgagattatctgcttttttcaaaagacccagaaacactcttcaaaaaacagtcagcctaaacaaccttattttagtgttttcgtgtctcacatttatttgcaaattaagcacaagattttatttttatggaacgtatcgggacgaaacaaaaatttgagttctactaaaaagtgaacaaaaggcAGCTCACTCATTCGTTTATTCTTTCAGATTATCTTCTTGTTCCAGTTAGCCTAAACAATCGTAGttcagtgttttcgtgtctcacatttatttgcaagttaagcacaagaatttattgttatggaacgtatcgagacgaaacaaaaatttgagttctactaaaaagtgaacaaaagacggcgaactcaaccactgattttccagattatctgcttgttccaaaagacctagaaaaaccataaaaaaaaaaatcagcctaaacaaccttattttagtgttttcgtgtctaacatttatttgcaagttaagcacaagaattaatgctatggaacgtatcgagacaaaacagaacttctacagttctattaaaatgggaacaaaagacgaggaactcaaccattgattttccagattatctgcttgttccaaaagacccagaaaaaccattaaaaaacagtcagcctaaacaaccttattttagtgttttcgtgtctcacatttatttgcaagttaagcacaagaatttattgttatggaacgtatcgagacgaaacaaaacttcgacagttctatttaaacgagaacaaaagatggcgcactcattcattgatttttccagattatctgcttgttccaaaagacccagaaacacccttaaaaaaacagtcagcctaaacaaccttattttagtgttttcgtgtctcacatttatttgcaagttaaacacaagaatttattattatgtaacgtatcgacacgaaacaaaacttcaagttatattaaaacgagaacaagagatggcgcactcattcattgatttttccagattatctgcttgttccaaaagacccagaaaaaccattaaacaaacagtcagcctaaacaaccttattttagtgttttcgtgtctcacatttatttgcaagttaagcacaagaatttattgttatggaacgtatcgagacgaaacaaaaatttgagttctactaaaaagtgaacaaaagacggcgaactcaaccactgattttccagattatctgcttgttccaaaagacctaGAAAAACAATGgtttggaaaaacaaaaaattcagcctaaacaaccttattttagtgttttcgtgtctcacatttagttgcaagttaagcacaagaatttattattatgtaacgtatcgacacgaaacaaaacttcgagTTATATTAAAACCAGAACAAgagatggcgcactcattcattgatttttccagattatctgcttgttccaaaagacccagaaaaaccattaaacaaacagtcagcctaaacaaccttattttagtgttttcgtgtctcacatttatttgcaagttacgcacaagaatttattgttatgtaacgtttcgagacgaaacaaaacttcgacagttctacaaaaagtgaacaaaagacggcgcactcgttcattgattttcccagagtatctgctggttccaaaagacccagaaaaaccattaaaaaaacagtcagcctaaacaaccttattttagtgttttcgtgtctcacatttatttacaagttaaacacaagaatttattattatgtaacgtatcgacacgaaacaaaacttcgagTTATATTAAAACCAGAACAAGAGATgccgcactcattcattgctttttccagattatctgctggttccaaaagacccagaaaaaccattaaaaaaacagtcagcctaaacaaccttattttagtgttttcgtgtctcacatttatttgcaagttaaacacaagaatttattattatgtaacgtatcgagacgaaacaaaaatttgagttctactaaaaagtgaacaaaagacggcgaactcaaccactgattttccagattatctgcttgttccaaaagacctagaaaaaccattaaaaaaaaaaatcagcctaaacaaccttattttagtgttttcgtgtctaacatttatttgcaagttaagcacaagaattaatgctatggaacgtatcgagacaaaacagaacttctacagttctattaaaatgggaacaaaagacgaggaactcaaccattgattttccagattatctgcttgttccaaaagacctaGAAAAACAATGgtttggaaaaacaaaaaattcagcctaaacaaccttattttagtgttttcgtgtctcacatttatttgcaagttaagcacaagaatttattattatgtaacgtatcgacacgaaacaaaacttcgagTTATATTAAAACCAGAACAAGAGATgccgcactcattcattgctttttccagattatctgctggttccaaaagacccagaaaaaccattaaaaaaacagtcagcctaaacaaccttattttagtgttttcgtgtctcacatttatttacaagttaaacacaagaatttattattaagtaaCGTATCGacacgaaacaaaacttcgagTTATATTAAAACCAGAACAAGAGATgccgcactcattcattgctttttccagattatctgcttgttccaaaagacccagaaaaaccattaaaaaacagtcagcctaaacaaccttattttagtgttttcgtgtctcacatttatttgcaagttacgcacaagaatttattgttatgtaacgtttcgagacgaaacaaaacttcgacagttctacaaaaagtgaacaaaagacggcgcactcgttcattgattttcccagagtatctgctggttccaaaagacccagaaaaaccattaaaaaaacagtcagcctaaacaaccttattttagtgttttcgtgtctcacatttatttacaagttaaacacaagaatttattattatgtaacgtatcgacacgaaacaaaacttcgagTTATATTAAAACCAGAACAAGAGATgccgcactcattcattgctttttccagattatctgctggttccaaaagacccagaaaaaccattaaaaaaacagtcagcctaaacaaccttattttagtgttttcgtgtctcacatttatttgcaagttaaacacaagaatttattattatgtaacgtatcgagacgaaacaaaaatttgagttctactaaaaagtgaacaaaagacggcgaactcaaccactgattttccagattatctgcttgttccaaaagacctagaaaaaccattaaaaaaaaaatcagcctaaacaaccttattttagtgttttcgtgtcttacatttatttgcaagttaagcacaagaattaatgctatggaacgtatcgagacaaaacagaacttctacagttctattaaaatgggaacaaaagacgaggaactcaaccattgattttccagattatctacttgttccaaaagacctaGAAAAACAATGgtttggaaaaacaaaaaattcagcctaaacaaccttattttagtgttttcgtgtctcacatttatttgcaagttaagcacaagaatttattattatgtaacgtatcgacacgaaacaaaacttcgagTTATATTAAAACCAGAACAAGAGATgccgcactcattcattgctttttccagattatctgctggttccaaaagacccagaaaaaccattaaaaaaacagtcagcctaaacaaccttattttagtgttttcgtgtctcacatttatttacaagttaaacacaagaatttattattatgtaacgtatcgacacgaaacaaaacttcgagTTATATTAAAACCAGAACAAGAGATgccgcactcattcattgctttttccagattatctgcttgttccaaaagacccagaaaaaccattaaaaaacagtcagcctaaacaaccttattttagtgttttcgtgtctcacatttatttgcaagttaagcacaagaatttattgttatggaacgtatcgagacgaaacaaaacttcgacagttctatttaaacgagaacaaaagatggcgcactcattcatttccagattatctgcttgttccaaaagacccagaaaaaccattaaacaaacagtcagcctaaacaaccttattttagtgttttcgtgtctcatatttatttgcaaattaagcacaagattttatttttatggaacgtatcgggacgaaacaaaaatttgagattatctgcttgttccaaaagacccagaaaacacaataaaaaaacagtcagcctaaacaaccctattttagtgttatcgtgattgacatttatttgcaaattaagcacaagattttatttttatggaacgtatcgggacgaaacaaaaatttgagattatctgcttgttccaaaagacccagaaaacacaataaaaaaacagtcagcctaaacaaccctattttagtgttatcgtgattgacatttatttgcaaattaagcacaagattttatttttatggaacgtatcgggacgaaacaaaaatttgagattatctgcttgttccaaaagacccagaaaacccattaaaaaaacagtcagcctaaacaaccctattttagtgttttcgtgattgacatttatttgcaaattaagcacaagattttatttttatggaacgtatcgagacgaaacaaaaatttgagattatctgcttttttcaaaagacccagaaacactcttcaaaaaacagtcagcctaaacaaccttattttagtgttttcgcgtctcacatttatttgcaagttaagcacaagattttatttttatggaacgtatcgggacgaaacaaaaatttgagattatctgcttgttccaaaagacccagaaaaaccattaaacaaacagtcagcctaaacaaccttatttaagtgttttcgtgtctcacatttatttgcaaattaagcacaagattttatttttatggaacgtatcgggacgaaaaaaaaatttgagattatctgcttgttccaaaagacccagaaaacacaataaaaaaaacagtcagcctaaacaaccctattttagtgttatcgtgattgacatttatttgcaaattaagcacaagattttatttttatggaacgtatcgggacgaaacaaaaatttgagattatctgcttgttccaaaagacccagaaaacacaataaaaaaagagtcagcctaaacaaccttattttagtgttttcgtgtctaacatttatttgcaagttaagcacaagaattaatgctatggaacgtatcgagacaaaacagaacttctacagttctattaaaatgggaacaaaagacgaggaactcaaccattgattttccagattatctgcttgttccaaaagacccagaaaaaccattaaaaaaacagtcagcctaaacaaccttattttagtgttttcgtgtctcacatttatttgcaagttaagcacaagaatttattgttatggaacgtatcgagacgaaacaaaacttcgacagttctctttaaacgagaacaaaagatggcgcactcattcattgatttttccagattatctgcttgttccaaaagacccagaaaaaccattaaacaaacagtcagcctaaacaaccttattttcgtgtctcacatttatttgaaagttaaacacaacaatttattattatgtaacgtatcgagacgaaacaaaacttcggCAGTTCTATttaaacgagaacaaaagatggcgcactcattcattgatttttccagattatctgcttgttccaagagacccagaaacacccttaaaaaaacagtcagcctaaacaaccttatttaagtgttttcgtgtctcacatttatttgcaagttaaacacaagaatttattattatgtaacgtatcgagacgaaacaaaacttcgacagttctatttaaacgagaacaaaagatggcgcactcattcattgatttttccagattatctgcttgttccaaaagacccagaaacacccttaaaaaaacagtcagcctaaacaaccttattttagtgttttcgtgtctcacatttatttgcaaattaagcacaagattttatttttatggaacgtatcgggacgaaacaaaaatttgagattatctgcttgttccaaaagacccagaaaacacaataaaaaaacagtcagcctaaacaaccctaTTTTAGTGTTATCGTGATTGACacttatttgcaaattaagcacaagattttatttttatggaacgtatcgggacgaaacaaaaatttgagattatctgcttgttccaaaagacccagaaaacacaataaaaaaaactttcagactaaacaaccctattttagtgttatcgtgattgacatttatttgcaaattaagcacaagattttatttttatggaacgtatcgggacgaaacaaaaatttgagattatctgcttgttccaaaagacccagaaaaaccattaaacagcctaaacaaccttattttagtgttttcgtgtctaacatttatttgcaagcacaagaattaatggtatggaacgtatcgagacaaaacagaacttctacagttctattaaaatgggaacaaaagacggcgaactcaaccattgattttcctgattatctgcttgttccagtAAGCCTAAGAAATCGTAGttcagtgttttcgtgtctcacatttatttgcaagttaagcacaagaattaatgctatggaacgtatcgagacaaaacagaacttttacagttctattaaaatgggaacaaaagacgaggaactcaaccattgattttccagattatctgcttgttcctaaagacccagaaaaaccattaaaaaaacagtcagcctaaacaaccttattttagtgttttcgtgtctcacatttatttgcaagttaaacacaagaatttattattatgtaacgtatcgagacgaaacaaaacttcgacagttctatttaaacgagaacaaaagatggcgcactcattcattgatttttccagattatctgcttgttccaaaagacccagaaacacccttaaaaaaacagtcagcctaaacaaccttatttaagtgttttcgtgtctcacatttatttgcaagttaaacacaagaatttattattatgtaacgtatcgacacgaaacaaaacttcgagTTATATTAAAACCAGAACAAgagatggcgcactcattcattgatttttccagattatctgcttgttccaaaagacccagaaaaaccattaaacaaacagtcagcctaaacaaccttatttaagtgttttcgtgtctcacatttatttgcaagttacgcacaagaatttattgttatgtaacgtttcgagacgaaacaaaacttcgacagttctacaaaaagtgaacaaaagacggcgcactcattcattgattttcccagagtatctgctggttccaaaagacctagaaaaaccattaaaaaaacagtcagcctaaacaaccttattttagtgttttcgtgtctcacatttatttgcaagttaagcacaagaatttattgttatggaacgtatcgagacaaaacagaacttctacagttctattaaaatgggaacaaaagacgaggaactcaaccattgattttccagattatctgcttgttccaaaagacccagaaaaaccattaaaaaaacagtcagcctaaacaaccttatttaagtgttttcgtgtctcacatttattttcaaattaagcacaagattttatttttatggaacgtatcgagacgaaacaaaacttcgacagttctatttaaacgagaacaaaagatggcgcactcattcaatgatttttccagattatctgcttgttccaaaagacccagaaacacccttaaaaaaacagtcagcctaaacaaccttattttagtgttttcgtgtctcacatttatttgcaaattaagcacaagattttatttttatggaacgtatcgggacgaaacaaaaatttgagattatctgcttgttccaaaagacccagaaaacccattaaaaaaacagtcagcctaaacaaccctattttagtgttttcgtgattgacatttatttgcaaattaagcacaagattttatttttatggaacgtatcgagacgaaacaaaaatttgagattatctgcttttttcaaaagacccagaaacactcttcaaaaaacagtcagcctaaacaactgTAAGCAGCTGATCACGAATCAACTGTTGGGCGATGTGACCATCCGTCTGGCACAGTGACCATCACCAGAAATACCAGGGCGAGACTGGTTACTGATCCAGCGAGTAAAGTTAGTTTTAAGCTAGAGGCGAAGAGAAAAGTCGCATAAGTTAAGACTCAATCGAATAAATGTAAAACTATATCCAACATATCCACTCAAGAATAAACCTGCGAGACCACTCGAAAAAGCCATCACTTTACAGTTCAGAAGTGGGATACTCTTGTGTTGGATATGCGAAAATCGGAGAGATAGtcgaaaaatttggaaaaacgaaaaaagcaGAATCGTCGGCGTGGAAAGTTGGTAATGGGAAGCAGTCCCACAGATTACTCGTTACTTGTGCGTGGCAGACGGATTCaaagttaagaaaaaaccAGACAGTATACATACAAAGGGATCGTGTGTATATGGGCGTCGTGGTGAAATTGGCAGTAACGAATAAAAAGTTTGAGAAGCAACACGGAAAAAATGGTCAAGATAGCTGAACTCAAGGTAGACCAGTTGAGATTTTTGTTGAGAGAACGAAATCTTGCAGCTGCGGGAACCAGAGCAGAGTTAGTGCAGCGACTAGTGGAGTTTGAGGATTCGGAAGAGGTGGAGATACCATCCAGTGGAAACATGAGTCAACGAGAGGAATCGATGACGTCACAAGCGGCAGCCATTTCACAACTGCAAAATGAGATGACCGAGCTAAAGAATATGATGTCGCAGTTGATGAGCATGCAGAGGCAGaatgcagatgcagatacaggaGCTAGCAGCCAGCAACGCGCAGAGGAAGTCAGTCGAAATGTCAGAGGTGAAGATATTCCTACTCTTCAAGCAGCAAACAACGTTCGACATGCGTCGGTAAAAGAAATTGCGGACACTTTGCCAGAATTTGATCCAGGAGACGAGAACGCCATATCGGTGCACCAGTTCATCGATCGTGTCGACAAAGTGGTTGGCGCGTATCGATGGGACGagaaatttttattactaGCAATTTATACAAGGATCAAGGGACCAGCCAAGTTGTGGTTCGATTCATCGCCGGTAGTACATACAACATGGAGAGACTTCGCGCAAGCTATGAGGGACGAGTTTGGAACAAGTCCGGATGAAGCGGAAGTCCATTTCAACATGGCCAATGCAACCAGACGAGCCAAAGAGACAGTGAAGGAGTACTGTTTCCGAATGTCAGCCCTAGGAGTGCGGTACACTTTGAGCGAAGCAGCGGTTATTAGATATGTTCGCGCAGGTTTGCAGCACCGAGAGTTACAAAACAGCATTGCAGCTATACAATTTTCAACAATGAAGCAACTTAGAGAAGCAGCCGAAtcttattttgtaaacagagGCCGAGCCCtaacaaacaaaaaggagTTCGTACCGAAATTCACCAACATAGAGACAAAGCAAGATGGTGACACCAAGCCAGCCAAATCGAAGGATGCCAAGACGTGTTTCAAGTGTGGCGAGTTGGGACACTTCGCCAATTCGTGCCCGAGTAAGGAGCAGAAGCCTCGCTGTAACAAATGCAACACTTTTCACGCAATCACAGAGAGTTGCCAAGCTGCAAGGGTGATGCGTTTAGGAGCATTAAATCAGGACAAGTTGTTCACCAGAATCGTACAAATCAATTCGAAAAACTATAATGCCTTCATTGATACTGGTAGCCAGGCTAGTATTGTGCGACAGTCAGTTGCTAAAGGATTAAATACAGATCGGCATAACTGCTGTATGAAGATAAGCGGCATATGTGGAGGATCATGTATTCTTACCGAAAAAATGGTTATACAGATGGACGTCGAAGGAAAAACTATTGAAGCGAATCTATACATAGCTGACGACGACCTTTTGCAAGAAGACCTTTTGTTGGGACAGGATGTCATTTTAAGCGCCCAGTTATCCCTTAAGTTTGGGCCAGGCGACGCCGAAGTCAAGCGAGCTGTACTACAACCAGAAACCATCAGAAGCGAAAGTGGTACCCTTAAGCTACTCGCTAATATGAGCAATGATCAGGAAAGAAACCAAATGCATCTGTTGTTAAACAAGTTCGAGGATGTTTTCTCCACAGGACTGCAAGGATTAGGAAAAACAAACATCGTCCAAGCCAATATAGCTGTCGAGAGCAACCAGGTAGTTTCTCAACCACCTTACCGAATTCCCGAGCCGAAGAAGGAAGTTGTCGCCAAGATGTTGGATGAGTTGTTGCAGCAGGATATTATCCAGCCATCTACGACAGAGTATGCCAGCCCGGTGGTACTCATCAAGAAGCCGAACGGTAGTGATCGACTGTGTGTTGATTACCGACGCCTCAATAAACTGCTAAAGAAGGAGAATTTTCCTGTTCCTAATATCGAAGAACGCCTTCAGGAGGCAAAGCAATTTAAGTATTTTACCTCACTGGATTTAAATAGCGGCTATTACCAAATTGAAGTAGCCCCCGAGAGCAGAAAATTTACCGCCTTCATCACCACTGTACGAGTACGACTGTACGAGTTTAAGCGACTCCCGTTTGGGTTGAATGCCCCAGCCATTTT
This is a stretch of genomic DNA from Drosophila bipectinata strain 14024-0381.07 chromosome 4, DbipHiC1v2, whole genome shotgun sequence. It encodes these proteins:
- the LOC122321808 gene encoding uncharacterized protein, with protein sequence MVKIAELKVDQLRFLLRERNLAAAGTRAELVQRLVEFEDSEEVEIPSSGNMSQREESMTSQAAAISQLQNEMTELKNMMSQLMSMQRQNADADTGASSQQRAEEVSRNVRGEDIPTLQAANNVRHASVKEIADTLPEFDPGDENAISVHQFIDRVDKVVGAYRWDEKFLLLAIYTRIKGPAKLWFDSSPVVHTTWRDFAQAMRDEFGTSPDEAEVHFNMANATRRAKETVKEYCFRMSALGVRYTLSEAAVIRYVRAGLQHRELQNSIAAIQFSTMKQLREAAESYFVNRGRALTNKKEFVPKFTNIETKQDGDTKPAKSKDAKTCFKCGELGHFANSCPSKEQKPRCNKCNTFHAITESCQAARVMRLGALNQDKLFTRIVQINSKNYNAFIDTGSQASIVRQSVAKGLNTDRHNCCMKISGICGGSCILTEKMVIQMDVEGKTIEANLYIADDDLLQEDLLLGQDVILSAQLSLKFGPGDAEVKRAVLQPETIRSESGTLKLLANMSNDQERNQMHLLLNKFEDVFSTGLQGLGKTNIVQANIAVESNQVVSQPPYRIPEPKKEVVAKMLDELLQQDIIQPSTTEYASPVVLIKKPNGSDRLCVDYRRLNKLLKKENFPVPNIEERLQEAKQFKYFTSLDLNSGYYQIEVAPESRKFTAFITTVRVRLYEFKRLPFGLNAPAIFNRLMAELQMRVQKGDMIHYMDGSLLSIMFLGHKIHAEGISPGEVKMQAISMFPTPTNVTEVRQFLGLTGYFRKFVAGYAIISEPLRVLLRKAQPFIWEQRQEDAFIELKRSLTSSPVITSYRLDAEHELHTDASAVGLAAVLMQNEAGQLKPIAYFSRATSKSEKNYHSYELEALAVVESLERFKYYVYGKNVRVVTDCNALKSSMDKKELIPRIARWWLRIQEYDIEIVHRAGILMCHADALSRAPYENAHDIETACLKIAKTLIDEADWLFAIQLQDERIRNIVTEMKGAKKTENDEYVIEQDRLFRKYDNKLLWVVPKQLRYHILHERHYKSVYASDKMKRWCELPEDDQDDDADWKDDAFYDSREDAENLSGKAECKQLITNQLLGDVTIRLAQ